One segment of Paenibacillus rhizovicinus DNA contains the following:
- a CDS encoding carbohydrate-binding family 9-like protein has product MGCDRLMTLPAASATYRCRFVEPLPDGSVPWSELEAIGLTEVVTGARPALATSVRACWTDADLRFRFECEDDHVAARMTGHDDPLYEEDVVEIFLDETGDGMEYYELEVSPLNVVFDALVRNDLQGSIEADLDWHPAGMTTSVTEAEGGRVYEVRIPMLNFKRMPVEGTVWRWNAYRIDEDRQGVRHYWAWRPTGAVNYHRPQYFGALSFVK; this is encoded by the coding sequence ATGGGTTGCGATAGGCTGATGACGCTCCCGGCCGCTAGCGCGACATACCGCTGCCGGTTCGTCGAACCGCTGCCGGACGGCTCCGTTCCTTGGTCCGAGCTCGAAGCGATCGGACTTACGGAGGTTGTCACGGGCGCCCGTCCGGCGCTTGCGACGTCTGTTCGGGCATGCTGGACCGACGCCGATCTCCGGTTCCGTTTCGAGTGCGAGGACGACCATGTAGCGGCCCGCATGACGGGCCATGACGACCCCTTATACGAAGAGGACGTCGTGGAGATCTTCCTCGATGAGACCGGCGACGGCATGGAATATTACGAGCTTGAGGTCAGTCCGCTGAATGTCGTCTTCGACGCGCTCGTCCGGAATGATCTGCAAGGCTCGATCGAAGCGGATTTGGATTGGCATCCCGCGGGTATGACGACCAGCGTTACCGAGGCGGAAGGCGGACGAGTCTATGAAGTCCGGATTCCGATGCTCAACTTCAAGCGAATGCCGGTCGAAGGAACGGTATGGCGCTGGAACGCGTACCGGATCGACGAGGATCGGCAGGGCGTGCGCCATTACTGGGCGTGGCGTCCGACCGGGGCGGTCAATTATCATAGGCCGCAGTACTTCGGCGCGCTGTCATTCGTGAAGTAA
- a CDS encoding Gfo/Idh/MocA family protein, protein MLKVGLIGLGFMGGTHMDNYLRLEKEGADVRLTAICDIDPAKLEGRAAVGNIDTSSEEAIDFSRFAKYASIAEMLEREELDAVSIALPSYLHKEVTIQCLQAGLHVLCEKPMAMNADDCEAMIAAAEASGKQLMIGQCLRFWPAYVYLKELVEKKTYGEVTSASFFRGGATPTWGPWLLEAEKAGGALLDMHVHDTDAINWLFGLPDAVSCLASNLIPGSGYDVVSANFRYPDGKVVNAQVDWTLQGDFGFEMSYRVNFEQANVLFRGDVKVNPNSGAGFSPELSADQGYYFELKHFVESLLAGQPIAEATPRSTQGTIRISEAEIASAARAGEWVAIG, encoded by the coding sequence ATGCTTAAAGTTGGCTTGATTGGACTCGGCTTCATGGGCGGCACGCATATGGATAATTATCTTCGTCTGGAGAAGGAAGGCGCGGACGTTCGCCTGACGGCGATCTGCGATATCGATCCCGCGAAGCTGGAAGGCCGCGCGGCGGTCGGCAATATCGATACGTCTTCGGAGGAAGCGATCGATTTCTCGCGCTTCGCCAAGTACGCGTCGATCGCGGAGATGCTGGAGCGGGAAGAACTCGATGCCGTCAGCATCGCGCTGCCTTCGTATTTGCATAAGGAAGTGACGATTCAATGCCTGCAGGCAGGCCTGCACGTGTTGTGCGAGAAGCCGATGGCGATGAACGCGGACGACTGCGAGGCGATGATCGCGGCGGCCGAAGCGAGCGGCAAGCAGCTGATGATCGGACAATGCCTCCGCTTCTGGCCGGCTTACGTCTACCTGAAGGAGCTTGTCGAAAAGAAAACGTACGGCGAAGTAACGAGCGCCTCGTTCTTCCGCGGCGGCGCTACGCCGACTTGGGGACCGTGGCTGCTGGAAGCGGAGAAAGCCGGCGGCGCGCTGCTCGACATGCACGTGCATGACACCGACGCCATTAACTGGCTCTTCGGCTTGCCGGATGCGGTCTCCTGCCTGGCGAGCAACCTCATTCCGGGCTCCGGCTACGACGTCGTCTCGGCGAACTTTCGCTACCCGGACGGCAAAGTCGTGAACGCGCAGGTCGACTGGACGCTGCAAGGCGACTTCGGCTTCGAGATGAGCTACCGCGTCAACTTCGAGCAGGCGAACGTGCTGTTCCGCGGCGACGTGAAGGTTAACCCGAACAGCGGGGCAGGCTTCTCGCCCGAGCTGTCCGCGGATCAAGGCTATTATTTCGAGCTGAAACATTTCGTGGAGTCGCTGCTTGCCGGCCAGCCGATCGCGGAAGCGACGCCGCGCAGCACGCAGGGAACCATTCGCATCAGCGAAGCGGAAATCGCATCCGCGGCGCGCGCCGGCGAATGGGTTGCGATAGGCTGA
- a CDS encoding sugar phosphate isomerase/epimerase family protein gives MKKGINIWSFPGETSIAEAIAIAKDAGFEGIELSLNENGPLSLESSAREIEDIRKLAEDKGIALTSLASGLYWSYSMTSANAANREKAQDIVKKQLETAAILGVDTILVIPGAVGVDFIPDSEVVPYDKAYDLALEAITKLAGSAEAAGVSIGIENVWNKFLLSPLEMRQFIDATGSSYVGAYFDVGNVVYAGYPEHWIRILNKRIKKVHFKDYRRESGGLSGFVDLLAGDVNYPEVVKALAEVGYDDYVIGEMIPPYTHHGKQIIYNTSASMSAILGRN, from the coding sequence ATGAAGAAAGGGATCAACATTTGGTCGTTTCCGGGAGAGACGAGCATTGCGGAAGCTATCGCCATCGCCAAGGACGCGGGCTTCGAAGGCATCGAGCTGTCGCTGAACGAGAACGGACCGTTAAGCCTGGAGAGCAGCGCGCGGGAGATCGAAGATATTCGCAAGCTGGCGGAGGACAAGGGCATCGCGCTGACGAGCCTGGCGAGCGGCTTGTATTGGAGTTATTCGATGACGAGCGCTAACGCGGCTAATCGCGAGAAGGCGCAGGATATCGTTAAGAAGCAGCTGGAAACCGCGGCCATTCTCGGCGTGGATACGATTCTCGTTATTCCGGGAGCGGTCGGCGTCGATTTTATTCCGGACAGCGAGGTCGTTCCTTACGATAAAGCGTACGACCTTGCTTTGGAAGCGATTACGAAGCTGGCGGGATCGGCCGAAGCGGCGGGCGTTTCCATCGGGATCGAGAACGTATGGAACAAGTTTCTGCTGTCGCCGCTTGAAATGCGCCAGTTCATCGACGCGACGGGCTCGAGCTACGTCGGCGCGTATTTCGATGTCGGCAATGTCGTGTACGCGGGATACCCGGAGCACTGGATCCGGATTTTGAACAAGCGCATCAAGAAAGTGCATTTCAAGGATTACCGCCGCGAGAGCGGAGGCTTGTCCGGCTTCGTCGACCTGCTCGCAGGGGACGTGAACTATCCGGAGGTCGTCAAGGCATTGGCCGAGGTCGGCTACGACGACTATGTGATCGGAGAAATGATTCCTCCGTACACGCACCATGGCAAACAAATCATTTACAACACGTCCGCTTCGATGAGCGCGATTCTGGGGAGGAACTAA
- a CDS encoding S-layer homology domain-containing protein, with amino-acid sequence MKKRIIGISLAALLCSNAAISYADAKSSADFTDLKDLDAATKAKFDAMISAGIFDGVSDTTFGLKDEMNRAQFAKVAALIMGLDVNKDLKTSSFRDVSPSDPGNGYALPYIEALKAAGVTEGYGEGTYNPAGKVTKEQLAAFLDRILGKDAEAKTLTGTDSTVTDWAQGYVAEALALKLLSNNEDGTFGGKANATRDLLLTGAYEAKQQYVVPAGKVSVTEGKAIGVKKINVTLNKPVDTEKAKLSVSKGSASVAWADDKKSAVLTFANNLEEGKYTVTLSGLDAADVDNTAVIVDVQAEKVVKLEFASASDTIAYAKQVSIPFKATNQYGEAVQNPKLDVYPSAAASIDLKRMTVIADTTGPDMQQGISILPITLVDTDTRVTVTKNFKVGTAPIPAKLEINGSLRDSNGNEVSQAEWSHDYHVNFDVYDQYGSLLLSPASNLSGVSSIISPYIGSASFRTVEAARSGESGIYSLPFTMPSEGKGGDYTINLNAGGSSSSLTFHAAEPPAAEAPAVIAQVATPRADVEADTVDSHTSVSLSDATRGAAIYYTTDGTKPSRSNGTLYDSDHPIVITSTTTIKAVAVKSGMTNSGVFTATYTVETEEPPVSVPALLDISGLSFGNSGPGFGNIAGAISLPTGATQLMIATSSSPFLTPGAGTVMSDYAPCSLTGGQLSGYCNYTYNSETYYMALAATDANGQLVAFATVPMSGSLEQSQQPAIEDVSIEPVYAGSVATLTLNFLSPELNASTLSINRAADLISSLTVNGSTALPISAIQWMPSVMSFLPSTLLITLDSGVSLNVDDHITVTFKDGALLDANGDALATTAFEKDVVSRVD; translated from the coding sequence ATGAAAAAAAGAATCATAGGTATTTCATTGGCTGCGCTGCTGTGCTCAAACGCTGCGATCAGCTATGCCGATGCGAAATCATCAGCGGACTTTACGGACTTGAAGGATCTGGACGCGGCAACGAAGGCCAAGTTCGACGCCATGATCAGCGCGGGTATTTTCGACGGTGTCAGCGATACGACCTTCGGCCTCAAAGATGAGATGAACCGCGCCCAGTTTGCCAAAGTTGCGGCTTTGATTATGGGCCTTGACGTCAATAAAGACCTGAAGACGTCCAGCTTCAGGGACGTTAGTCCGAGCGATCCCGGCAATGGTTACGCGCTGCCTTACATTGAAGCGCTCAAAGCCGCGGGGGTTACGGAAGGCTATGGCGAGGGTACATACAATCCGGCCGGCAAAGTAACCAAGGAGCAGTTAGCCGCGTTCTTGGATCGAATATTAGGCAAGGATGCGGAAGCAAAGACGCTGACCGGTACCGATTCAACGGTAACCGATTGGGCGCAGGGCTATGTTGCCGAGGCGCTGGCGCTCAAATTGTTGAGCAATAACGAGGACGGAACGTTCGGCGGCAAAGCCAACGCAACGCGCGATCTGCTCCTCACGGGCGCATATGAAGCCAAACAACAATATGTAGTACCTGCAGGGAAAGTGAGTGTCACGGAAGGGAAAGCGATAGGCGTAAAGAAGATCAACGTGACCCTCAATAAGCCCGTCGACACGGAGAAGGCGAAGCTATCCGTATCGAAAGGCAGCGCCTCGGTCGCTTGGGCGGATGACAAGAAGAGCGCTGTCCTGACGTTTGCTAATAATTTGGAGGAAGGTAAGTATACGGTTACCTTATCCGGCCTGGATGCTGCGGATGTGGACAACACCGCCGTCATTGTGGATGTACAAGCCGAGAAGGTCGTCAAGCTTGAATTCGCCTCCGCCTCCGACACAATTGCTTATGCCAAACAGGTCAGTATTCCGTTTAAGGCAACCAACCAGTACGGAGAAGCGGTTCAGAATCCCAAACTCGACGTGTATCCTTCGGCCGCTGCCAGCATAGACCTTAAGCGCATGACTGTCATAGCGGATACCACGGGACCGGACATGCAGCAAGGCATTTCGATTCTACCCATAACGCTGGTTGATACGGATACCCGCGTGACGGTCACTAAAAACTTTAAAGTCGGGACTGCGCCAATCCCTGCTAAATTAGAGATCAACGGCTCGCTCCGTGACTCGAACGGGAACGAAGTATCGCAAGCCGAATGGTCGCATGATTATCATGTGAACTTCGACGTGTACGATCAGTATGGCAGTTTACTATTGTCGCCAGCGTCTAACTTGTCTGGGGTTAGTTCTATCATCAGCCCTTATATCGGATCAGCTTCCTTCAGAACGGTAGAAGCGGCGCGCAGCGGTGAATCAGGCATCTACTCGTTGCCGTTCACAATGCCAAGCGAAGGCAAGGGCGGAGATTATACCATAAACTTGAATGCGGGAGGCTCCAGCAGTTCGCTGACTTTCCATGCGGCCGAGCCGCCGGCGGCTGAGGCACCGGCAGTCATTGCTCAGGTTGCGACGCCGAGAGCGGATGTAGAGGCCGACACGGTAGATTCGCATACGAGCGTATCGCTGAGCGATGCGACGCGGGGGGCAGCCATCTATTACACGACAGACGGTACCAAGCCGAGCCGTTCGAACGGCACTTTGTACGACAGCGACCATCCGATCGTTATTACATCCACGACGACGATCAAAGCGGTTGCCGTGAAATCCGGCATGACGAACAGCGGCGTATTCACCGCAACCTATACGGTGGAAACGGAAGAACCGCCTGTGTCGGTGCCAGCGCTATTGGATATTAGCGGCCTCTCGTTCGGAAATTCCGGGCCAGGCTTCGGAAATATCGCCGGAGCCATTTCCTTGCCAACGGGAGCTACCCAGCTGATGATCGCCACGAGCAGTTCGCCATTTTTGACCCCGGGGGCCGGTACGGTCATGTCCGATTACGCGCCTTGTTCCTTAACAGGAGGCCAGCTTTCAGGCTATTGTAACTACACTTACAACAGCGAAACGTATTATATGGCACTTGCGGCAACGGATGCGAACGGCCAATTGGTGGCATTCGCCACGGTGCCGATGAGCGGCTCGTTGGAGCAGTCGCAGCAGCCGGCAATTGAAGATGTATCCATTGAACCCGTGTACGCTGGAAGTGTAGCAACGCTAACGCTTAACTTTCTTTCGCCTGAACTGAATGCTTCTACGCTTTCGATTAACCGTGCAGCAGATCTTATCAGTTCCCTTACTGTCAACGGTTCAACGGCTTTACCTATCAGCGCGATTCAGTGGATGCCTTCTGTCATGTCATTCCTGCCATCCACGCTCCTAATCACACTGGATTCGGGCGTATCCCTTAATGTGGACGATCATATTACGGTTACGTTCAAAGACGGGGCTTTGTTGGATGCGAACGGAGACGCCCTCGCTACGACTGCATTTGAGAAAGACGTTGTGTCCCGCGTCGATTAA
- a CDS encoding helix-turn-helix domain-containing protein, whose amino-acid sequence MEFTSLALSESITITKLYSFHYFEYAKGFVFEGEEHDFWELLYVDKGEVEVRADDRTIQLSQGEMRFHKPGEFHTVQVAHHHKPPNLIVISFESRSPDMARFEDKRFALGKKEAELLALILQEGFRTFAPPFDDPRSHRLTPHPDAPYAGQQVIKAYLELLLVFLLRSEGAADQEPQRLTSLQKDNAELCIEERIIAYMKEHLADNLTLDQLCQAVHLGKTRLKEIFQTRIGTGAMDYFKQLKIKEAKSLIREMQFNHTEIAAKLGYGSIHYFSRDFKRSTGMSPSEYARSVKARAEGRD is encoded by the coding sequence ATGGAATTTACGTCGCTGGCGCTCAGCGAATCCATTACGATTACGAAGCTCTATTCCTTTCATTATTTCGAATATGCCAAAGGATTCGTGTTCGAGGGCGAAGAGCATGATTTCTGGGAGCTGCTCTACGTGGACAAAGGCGAGGTCGAAGTGCGCGCCGATGACCGGACGATCCAGCTCTCGCAAGGGGAAATGCGCTTCCACAAACCCGGCGAATTCCATACCGTGCAAGTCGCGCACCATCATAAGCCGCCGAATCTGATCGTCATTTCATTCGAATCCCGCTCGCCCGACATGGCGCGCTTCGAGGATAAAAGGTTTGCGCTCGGCAAGAAGGAAGCGGAACTGCTCGCTCTCATCCTCCAGGAGGGCTTCCGAACGTTCGCCCCGCCGTTCGACGATCCGCGCTCGCACCGGCTGACGCCGCATCCCGATGCGCCTTATGCCGGCCAGCAGGTCATTAAGGCTTATCTCGAGCTGCTGCTCGTCTTCCTGCTGCGAAGCGAAGGCGCCGCCGACCAAGAACCGCAGAGGCTGACTTCGCTTCAGAAGGACAATGCGGAGCTGTGCATCGAAGAGCGGATCATTGCTTACATGAAGGAACATCTGGCGGATAACCTGACGCTCGATCAGCTGTGCCAAGCGGTCCATCTGGGCAAAACCCGGCTGAAGGAGATTTTCCAAACGCGCATCGGCACGGGAGCGATGGATTATTTCAAGCAGTTGAAGATTAAGGAAGCGAAATCTTTAATCCGCGAAATGCAGTTCAACCATACGGAAATCGCCGCCAAGCTCGGTTACGGAAGCATCCACTACTTCTCGCGCGACTTCAAGCGCTCGACCGGCATGTCGCCATCGGAGTATGCCCGCTCCGTTAAGGCGCGTGCCGAGGGGCGGGACTAG
- a CDS encoding BTAD domain-containing putative transcriptional regulator, producing the protein MIAATKMHIPHERHALVARQGLLRLLDEGMDAKLTLLFAPSGYGKTTALSEWARQRKKAVAWVSLSKQDDEWIAFWNIVVASIQNRVDGFGLTVWPLLAQGPSASSASMEPAMTALLNELNQLQGELVIAIDDYHLATTPAIQRSMSYLLECLPGHVHFYIACRNDLPFPTARWFAKGEMRRITIEQLRFRPEEANEFFRVSTELKLSAEQLDVLYDQTEGWIGGLRLAAISLQRSGNAAATIRQFRGHQQHISDYLLEEVIRDLPDELRGFLLQTSVLSQMNYALCEAVTGQARGQRQLEQLEQLQLFIIPLDNQRNWYRYHHLLSDFLQSLLARTEPELWVQANARAAAWFENNGFIVEAAEHYLAGRLYEDVVRLIEAHLFELLGGKNTVAARWVMQVPEQYVASRPLVELYYLLVMVGIRQFHLIPDRAERLRIRFEAMKDRMDADAWRLTMGDIYYFCGAAAYVRRDLADTADYFISGDRLTYEQSFFIQAGNNKHYSVEEFDDHLSFINDYHGAARFFTGMIAYWQDRANHPYATPMYASYAKVLYEWNRLEEAESWVNRMMHADAFAPVPRNRYQLSVAASRIQLAKGNSREAAALLEQLKLQIDSPDYEIFLRKIDAEQAILAVRQGDMASARRWLKQCGLSHSDEATLEQVSEQSALVRVLAACGQIEPALSLAERLYRLLTKEDRLRDRIHVLILQCMALGLDGRTEQALMKLDTALQLAKPQGFIRSFVDEGPGMAELMSIYVQSYGDNGARPMERNDYANLVLQAFDVYRARPRIKIRCFGRFRIETEDNAAIKWRTSKTEELMAFLVHHRGEVVSRDRILDALWGEVEVDRAGAQFNTTTHYLRKVLGQMGLNGIVQHAEGGYRIDPSRLDFDLDDWDRLLAVEAQNDDIAWRDYAGELVRLYGQGYMAGTPYEWAEPMRVRLGSEYVAILLRLHEREEKEGHYHAAAGLLREALAQDPLNEFIHELLIRVLVLADDRISAIKQYEALRTMLQTEFGMEPKEAVGRWLDFANRNLTDALLK; encoded by the coding sequence ATGATTGCCGCAACAAAGATGCACATCCCTCATGAACGGCATGCCTTGGTCGCCCGCCAGGGATTGCTGCGTCTGCTCGACGAGGGCATGGATGCGAAGCTGACGCTCTTATTCGCTCCGTCCGGCTATGGGAAAACAACGGCGTTAAGCGAATGGGCAAGACAACGAAAAAAGGCAGTTGCGTGGGTATCGCTGAGCAAGCAGGACGATGAGTGGATCGCCTTCTGGAACATCGTCGTCGCTTCGATCCAAAATCGTGTCGACGGCTTTGGTTTGACGGTTTGGCCGCTGCTGGCGCAAGGGCCGTCTGCGTCTTCCGCTTCGATGGAGCCGGCGATGACTGCGCTGCTGAACGAGTTGAATCAACTGCAAGGCGAGCTGGTCATCGCCATCGACGATTATCATCTGGCGACGACGCCGGCCATCCAGAGGTCGATGAGCTACTTGCTCGAATGCCTCCCCGGTCATGTTCATTTCTATATCGCCTGCCGCAACGACCTCCCCTTTCCAACGGCAAGATGGTTTGCGAAAGGCGAGATGCGGCGGATTACGATTGAACAATTGCGGTTCCGGCCGGAGGAGGCAAACGAGTTCTTCCGAGTGTCCACGGAATTGAAGCTGTCGGCGGAGCAGCTAGACGTGTTGTACGACCAAACCGAAGGTTGGATCGGCGGCCTGCGGCTCGCGGCCATCTCCCTGCAACGAAGCGGCAATGCGGCCGCGACGATTCGTCAATTCCGCGGCCATCAACAGCACATATCCGATTACTTGCTAGAGGAAGTCATTCGCGATCTGCCGGATGAGCTGCGCGGCTTTTTGCTGCAAACTTCCGTACTTAGCCAAATGAATTATGCTTTGTGCGAGGCGGTGACCGGGCAAGCGAGAGGTCAGCGGCAGTTGGAACAACTGGAGCAGCTTCAGCTGTTCATCATTCCGCTGGATAATCAGCGCAACTGGTATCGCTATCACCATCTGCTGTCCGATTTCCTGCAGTCCCTGCTCGCTCGAACGGAGCCGGAGCTGTGGGTTCAGGCGAATGCGCGTGCCGCAGCGTGGTTCGAAAATAACGGGTTTATCGTAGAAGCGGCGGAGCATTATTTGGCAGGACGGCTGTATGAAGATGTCGTCCGCCTGATCGAGGCGCATCTGTTCGAACTGCTTGGAGGCAAAAACACCGTCGCCGCCCGTTGGGTGATGCAAGTGCCCGAGCAGTATGTAGCGAGCCGGCCGCTCGTTGAGCTTTATTATTTGCTCGTGATGGTCGGCATTCGGCAGTTTCATCTCATTCCGGACCGGGCGGAACGGCTTCGAATCCGTTTCGAAGCGATGAAAGACCGCATGGACGCTGACGCATGGCGCTTGACGATGGGCGATATCTATTATTTCTGCGGAGCTGCTGCCTATGTGAGAAGAGATCTTGCGGACACGGCCGACTATTTTATAAGCGGGGATAGGCTTACGTACGAGCAAAGCTTCTTTATTCAAGCCGGCAACAATAAACATTATTCGGTCGAAGAGTTTGACGACCATCTGAGCTTCATTAACGATTACCATGGGGCAGCGCGATTCTTTACCGGCATGATCGCATATTGGCAGGATCGCGCTAACCATCCGTATGCGACGCCGATGTATGCATCCTACGCCAAAGTATTGTACGAATGGAACCGGCTGGAGGAAGCCGAGAGCTGGGTGAACCGCATGATGCATGCAGACGCTTTCGCGCCGGTTCCCCGCAATCGGTATCAGCTCTCCGTGGCTGCTTCGAGAATTCAGCTAGCCAAGGGGAACTCGCGAGAAGCCGCGGCGCTGTTAGAACAACTGAAACTGCAGATCGATTCGCCCGACTATGAAATCTTCCTTCGTAAAATCGATGCCGAGCAGGCGATCTTGGCCGTGCGTCAAGGCGACATGGCGTCTGCCCGGCGGTGGTTGAAGCAATGCGGGTTGTCGCACTCGGACGAAGCGACGCTGGAGCAAGTATCCGAACAGTCGGCGCTCGTTCGCGTCCTTGCCGCGTGCGGACAAATCGAACCTGCGCTATCGCTCGCCGAGCGGCTGTATCGGCTGTTGACGAAGGAAGACCGTCTGCGGGACCGCATTCACGTTCTGATTTTGCAATGCATGGCGCTAGGTCTCGATGGCCGGACGGAGCAGGCGCTTATGAAGCTGGATACCGCGCTGCAGCTCGCGAAGCCGCAAGGGTTCATCCGCAGCTTCGTGGACGAAGGCCCGGGGATGGCGGAGCTGATGTCTATTTATGTGCAGTCGTACGGGGATAACGGTGCGAGACCGATGGAGCGGAACGATTATGCGAATCTCGTTCTGCAAGCGTTCGATGTCTATCGCGCTCGACCGCGAATTAAGATTCGGTGTTTCGGGCGGTTTCGGATAGAGACCGAGGATAACGCAGCGATCAAATGGCGAACATCCAAAACCGAGGAGCTCATGGCCTTTCTCGTTCACCATCGCGGCGAAGTGGTGAGCAGGGATCGTATTCTCGATGCGTTGTGGGGAGAGGTAGAGGTTGACCGGGCAGGGGCCCAGTTTAATACAACGACTCACTATTTGCGCAAAGTCTTAGGCCAAATGGGACTTAACGGCATTGTTCAGCATGCGGAAGGCGGTTACCGGATCGATCCGAGCCGATTGGACTTTGATCTGGATGATTGGGATCGTTTGCTGGCCGTCGAGGCGCAAAACGATGACATCGCATGGCGTGACTATGCAGGCGAGCTTGTTCGATTGTACGGACAGGGTTATATGGCGGGCACGCCGTACGAGTGGGCAGAGCCGATGCGAGTTCGCCTTGGAAGCGAGTATGTCGCGATATTGCTTCGCCTTCATGAGCGCGAGGAGAAGGAAGGGCACTATCATGCCGCTGCGGGGCTGCTGCGGGAGGCGCTTGCACAGGATCCGCTGAATGAATTCATTCATGAGCTGCTCATTCGGGTACTGGTTTTGGCGGATGACCGTATTTCGGCGATCAAGCAATATGAGGCGTTAAGGACGATGCTGCAGACTGAATTCGGGATGGAGCCGAAGGAAGCCGTCGGTAGATGGCTAGACTTTGCGAATCGGAATCTTACGGATGCGCTGCTGAAGTGA